From one Nocardioides scoriae genomic stretch:
- a CDS encoding precorrin-8X methylmutase — protein MLRRPSSHYEYVDRGGDIYTESFATIRRETRLEGWAPDAATVAVRMVHGTGQTDLVDDLVFHPDVVTAAREALQAGAPVLADAHMVASGVTRARLPRDNEVVCLLRSPLVPPLAEEWGTTRSAAAVSLWEPLLEGAVVAIGNAPTALFHLLEMLIDGAPRPAAIVGCPVGFIGAAESKDALASLAADHGIDVPFLTVRGRRGGSAMTASAVNALAQERE, from the coding sequence GTGCTGAGGCGGCCGAGCAGCCACTACGAGTACGTCGACCGCGGCGGCGACATCTACACCGAGTCGTTCGCCACCATCCGGCGCGAGACCCGGCTCGAGGGCTGGGCACCCGACGCCGCGACGGTGGCGGTGCGGATGGTGCACGGCACCGGCCAGACCGACCTGGTCGACGACCTGGTCTTCCACCCCGACGTCGTGACCGCGGCGCGCGAGGCGCTGCAGGCGGGCGCGCCGGTGCTCGCCGACGCCCACATGGTCGCCTCGGGCGTCACCCGGGCCCGGCTGCCGAGGGACAACGAGGTCGTCTGCCTGCTGCGCAGCCCGCTGGTGCCGCCCCTGGCCGAGGAGTGGGGCACCACCCGCTCCGCCGCGGCCGTCTCGCTGTGGGAGCCCCTCCTGGAGGGCGCGGTGGTCGCCATCGGCAACGCCCCGACCGCGCTGTTCCACCTGCTCGAGATGCTCATCGACGGCGCGCCCCGGCCCGCCGCGATCGTCGGCTGCCCGGTGGGGTTCATCGGCGCCGCCGAGTCCAAGGACGCGCTCGCCTCCCTGGCCGCCGACCACGGCATCGACGTCCCCTTCCTGACGGTCCGCGGTCGCCGCGGCGGCTCGGCGATGACCGCCTCGGCCGTCAACGCGCTGGCCCAGGAGCGCGAGTGA
- a CDS encoding CbtA family protein codes for MTARAFLVRGLLAGLLAGFATFLVAYQVGEPQVEAAIALESSGEHSHDESADTGSASAADPGAEAAAGHSHDEADAVVSRGTQRTWGLLTGSLAVGTALGGLVALAAATAMGRLGRLGATGSTAVVALAGFVGVALVPFWKYPATPPAVGSADTIGQRSDYYFVFLLVSVLAVVGAVVLGARLLPRLGAWTAVLVAAGAYLVLVTVVGLLMPTVNEVGDFPADTLWYFRRASLLTLATMWAAIGILLTGFLRPLEQRTTERTRRRELAASL; via the coding sequence ATGACTGCACGCGCCTTCCTCGTCCGCGGGCTGCTCGCGGGCCTGCTCGCCGGCTTCGCCACCTTCCTCGTCGCCTACCAGGTCGGCGAGCCCCAGGTGGAGGCCGCGATCGCCCTCGAGTCCTCGGGCGAGCACTCCCACGACGAGTCGGCTGACACCGGCTCCGCCTCGGCGGCCGACCCCGGGGCCGAGGCCGCCGCGGGCCACTCCCACGACGAGGCCGACGCCGTCGTCTCGCGGGGCACCCAGCGCACCTGGGGCCTGCTGACCGGCTCGCTGGCCGTCGGCACGGCTCTCGGCGGCCTCGTCGCGCTGGCCGCGGCGACCGCGATGGGCCGCCTCGGCCGGCTCGGCGCCACCGGCTCGACCGCGGTGGTCGCCCTGGCCGGCTTCGTCGGGGTCGCGCTGGTGCCGTTCTGGAAGTACCCCGCCACCCCGCCCGCCGTCGGCAGCGCCGACACCATCGGGCAGCGCAGCGACTACTACTTCGTGTTCCTGCTCGTCTCGGTGCTGGCGGTGGTCGGCGCGGTCGTGCTGGGGGCTCGGCTGCTGCCGCGGCTCGGTGCGTGGACCGCAGTGCTGGTGGCCGCCGGCGCCTACCTGGTGCTGGTCACCGTCGTGGGGCTGCTGATGCCGACGGTCAACGAGGTGGGCGACTTCCCGGCCGACACGCTGTGGTACTTCCGACGCGCCTCGCTGCTCACCCTGGCCACCATGTGGGCCGCCATCGGCATCCTGCTGACCGGCTTCCTGCGACCGCTCGAGCAGCGCACCACCGAGCGCACCCGGCGCCGCGAGCTCGCCGCCTCCCTGTGA
- a CDS encoding magnesium chelatase subunit D family protein, with product MPLQFPFSAVVGSDDMALALVLTTISPEVGGVLVRGEKGTAKSTIVRALAAVLPPIDVVAGDRFSTDPRDRSPLSPDGPFTADAPTETRAVRLVELPVGATEDRVLGSLHLERALSEGKAEYEPGLLARAHRGILYVDEVNLLHDHLVDLLLDAAAMGRSTVERDGVSVEHAARFVLVGTMNPEEGELRPQLLDRFGLTVEVAAPRDPAQRVDVVRRRMAFDADPETFAASYADAERDLTARIRAAQERVAHVVLSDAALLKIAEVCAAFEVDGMRADLVTARTAVAHAAWRGRSRVVLDDIRAAARLALPHRRRRNPFDAPGLDEDLLDRVLGDEEPDPDPPEGTDGRDGEPDRGPDGDGADPGTSDGPAAPTTGPHDGQDGGSLDGQDDGGADGAEDRDASDDAAAPPHDAAPQPGDRPGDQPGSPGDGGEQPPGTVAASGDPYRTRLFTVRGTGAGEAGKRSRAVTESGRRTGSRRSLGGSDTAGSLHLAETVRAAAPHQVARGRRSGSLRFRADDLRVATREGQESNLVLFCVDASGSMAARRRMEQVKTAILSLLLDAYRRRDKVGLVTFRGHGAELALPPTRSVDIAATRLQDLPAGGRTPLAEGLLRAAEVLRLERVRDPRRRPLLVVVTDGRATSGPDAVARSRQVAAHLAEAGTAALVVDCESGAMRLGLAGVLAEHLRAEHVPVSEVSADRLTALVQDHVRPTGGPTGAPTTEGAA from the coding sequence ATGCCACTGCAGTTCCCCTTCAGCGCCGTCGTCGGGTCCGACGACATGGCGCTGGCCCTCGTGCTGACCACGATCTCCCCGGAGGTCGGCGGCGTCCTGGTGCGCGGCGAGAAGGGCACGGCCAAGTCGACGATCGTGCGGGCGCTCGCCGCGGTGCTGCCCCCGATCGACGTGGTCGCGGGCGACCGGTTCTCCACCGACCCGCGCGACCGCTCGCCGCTGTCGCCCGACGGCCCCTTCACCGCCGACGCGCCGACCGAGACCCGCGCCGTGCGGCTCGTCGAGCTGCCCGTGGGCGCGACCGAGGACCGCGTGCTGGGCTCGCTGCACCTCGAGCGGGCGCTGTCGGAGGGCAAGGCGGAGTACGAGCCCGGCCTGCTGGCCCGCGCCCACCGCGGCATCCTCTACGTCGACGAGGTCAACCTGCTCCACGACCACCTCGTCGACCTGCTGCTCGACGCGGCCGCGATGGGCCGCTCCACGGTCGAGCGCGACGGCGTCTCGGTCGAGCACGCCGCCCGGTTCGTGCTCGTGGGCACCATGAACCCCGAGGAGGGCGAGCTGCGGCCGCAGCTGCTCGACCGGTTCGGGCTCACCGTCGAGGTCGCCGCGCCCCGCGACCCCGCCCAGCGCGTCGACGTCGTGCGCCGCCGGATGGCCTTCGACGCCGACCCCGAGACCTTCGCCGCGTCGTACGCCGACGCCGAGCGCGACCTGACCGCCCGCATCCGGGCCGCCCAGGAGCGGGTCGCCCACGTCGTGCTGAGCGACGCCGCCCTGCTCAAGATCGCCGAGGTGTGCGCCGCCTTCGAGGTCGACGGGATGCGCGCCGACCTCGTCACGGCCCGCACCGCCGTCGCCCACGCCGCCTGGCGGGGCCGCTCGCGGGTGGTCCTCGACGACATCCGGGCCGCCGCCCGGCTGGCACTGCCCCACCGCCGCCGGCGCAACCCGTTCGACGCCCCGGGCCTCGACGAGGACCTGCTCGACCGGGTCCTCGGCGACGAGGAGCCCGACCCCGACCCGCCGGAGGGCACCGACGGCCGGGACGGCGAGCCCGACCGCGGCCCGGACGGCGACGGGGCCGACCCGGGCACGTCGGACGGTCCGGCCGCCCCGACGACCGGACCGCACGACGGCCAGGACGGCGGGTCCCTCGACGGCCAGGACGACGGTGGGGCCGACGGTGCGGAGGACCGCGACGCGTCGGACGACGCGGCCGCCCCACCCCACGACGCCGCCCCCCAGCCGGGCGACCGGCCCGGCGACCAGCCCGGCTCCCCCGGCGACGGCGGCGAGCAGCCCCCCGGCACCGTGGCCGCGAGCGGCGACCCCTACCGGACCCGGCTCTTCACCGTCCGCGGCACGGGCGCCGGCGAGGCCGGCAAGCGGAGCCGGGCCGTCACCGAGTCGGGGCGCCGCACGGGCTCGCGACGCAGCCTCGGTGGCTCCGACACCGCCGGCAGCCTGCACCTCGCCGAGACGGTCCGGGCGGCGGCGCCGCACCAGGTCGCCCGCGGGCGGCGCAGCGGGAGCCTGCGCTTCCGCGCCGACGACCTGCGGGTGGCCACCCGCGAGGGCCAGGAGTCCAACCTGGTGCTGTTCTGCGTCGACGCCTCCGGCTCGATGGCCGCGCGCCGCCGCATGGAGCAGGTCAAGACCGCGATCCTCTCGCTGCTGCTCGACGCCTACCGCCGCCGCGACAAGGTCGGCCTGGTCACCTTCCGCGGCCACGGCGCCGAGCTGGCGCTGCCCCCGACCCGGTCGGTCGACATCGCCGCGACCCGCCTCCAGGACCTCCCCGCCGGTGGCCGCACGCCGCTCGCCGAGGGACTGCTCCGGGCCGCCGAGGTGCTGCGCCTCGAGCGGGTCCGCGACCCGCGCCGACGCCCCCTCCTGGTCGTGGTCACCGACGGCCGGGCCACCTCGGGCCCGGACGCCGTCGCCCGGTCCCGCCAGGTCGCGGCCCACCTCGCCGAGGCCGGCACCGCCGCCCTGGTCGTCGACTGCGAGAGCGGTGCGATGCGGCTCGGGCTGGCCGGCGTGCTCGCCGAGCACCTGCGCGCCGAGCACGTCCCCGTGAGCGAGGTCAGCGCCGACCGCCTCACCGCCCTGGTGCAGGACCACGTGCGCCCCACGGGTGGCCCCACCGGCGCCCCCACCACCGAAGGAGCCGCCTGA
- a CDS encoding cobyrinate a,c-diamide synthase, whose translation MSTRLPRFVVAAPSTGQGKTTVATGLMAALSRAGHQVSGHKVGPDYIDPGYHALASGRPGRNLDPHLVGEDRVTPLLLHGAAGADVAVVEGVMGLFDGRMGGAGFSSTAHVARLTRTPVVLVVDISRSSRTIGAVVHGLCTFDPRITVAGVILNKAGSPRQVAEVRSSIRIPVLGTIGRDDAFSAPSRHLGLVPAAERDEAAHALDRLAEHVTESVDLRALLELASSASDLDEEPWDPASEVRAPARTSDRTPDRAPGRADRPVIAMAGGRAFTFRYTETEELLRAAGCDVVAFDPLADTALPEGTSGLYLGGGFPEVHAAALTANAPLRDELRTAVAGGVPTVAECAGLLYLCTSVDESPMVGALPVTAAMSPRLTLRYPVATAAGDSLLGRTGEEVTGHEFHRTTTTPAAGAGPDPAPGGDAAWTIDGEATGFATTSVHASYLHTHWAGHPHLAQRFADAVHAYADAGTTLRDGRGATSSGTDLRDGRGATSSGTEQPAAEEGRSPVSTGAGPLPDPLRHHGDVEAAEGLLDLAVNVFPGPRPPWLDAALRDSLDDVGRYPSPTAAEAAVAAHHGREPDEVLATAGAAEAFTLLARLRPWRLPVVVHPQFTEPHAALEQAGHAVTEVQCRPEDGFVLDPAAVPEAADLVVVGNPTNPTGVLHPAEAVRRLRRPGRLVVVDEAFMDVVPGETGSLAGTGLPGVVVVRSLTKHWAVPGVRAGYLLAEPEVVAGLRREQVPWSVSTTAAAATVACTSDAAREEAARRAEALGAWRGVLEAGLAERRIHHVASAASYVLAQVGEGVHAALRDAGIAVRRADTFPGLDPSWVRIAVRPEPQVRHLLATLDGLDTARS comes from the coding sequence GTGAGCACCCGGCTGCCCCGCTTCGTGGTCGCCGCCCCGTCCACCGGGCAGGGCAAGACGACGGTCGCGACCGGCCTGATGGCCGCGCTGTCCCGCGCCGGCCACCAGGTCAGCGGCCACAAGGTCGGCCCGGACTACATCGACCCGGGCTACCACGCCCTGGCCAGCGGCCGCCCCGGCCGCAACCTCGACCCCCACCTGGTGGGCGAGGACCGCGTCACCCCGCTGCTGCTGCACGGCGCCGCCGGGGCCGACGTCGCCGTCGTGGAGGGCGTGATGGGTCTCTTCGACGGCCGCATGGGCGGCGCGGGCTTCTCCTCCACCGCCCACGTCGCCCGCCTCACCCGCACGCCGGTGGTGCTGGTCGTCGACATCTCCCGCTCCTCGCGCACGATCGGTGCGGTGGTCCACGGCCTCTGCACCTTCGACCCCCGCATCACCGTCGCCGGCGTGATCCTCAACAAGGCCGGCTCGCCGCGCCAGGTCGCCGAGGTCCGCAGCTCGATCCGCATCCCGGTGCTGGGCACCATCGGCCGCGACGACGCCTTCTCCGCCCCCTCGCGCCACCTCGGGCTGGTGCCCGCCGCCGAGCGCGACGAGGCCGCCCACGCCCTCGACCGGCTCGCCGAGCACGTGACGGAGTCGGTCGACCTCCGGGCGCTGCTCGAGCTGGCGTCCAGCGCCTCCGACCTCGACGAGGAGCCCTGGGACCCCGCCAGCGAGGTCCGGGCGCCCGCCCGGACCTCCGACAGGACCCCCGACCGGGCCCCCGGACGGGCGGACCGGCCCGTGATCGCCATGGCGGGCGGGCGTGCCTTCACCTTCCGCTACACGGAGACCGAGGAGCTGCTGCGCGCCGCGGGCTGCGACGTGGTCGCCTTCGACCCGCTCGCCGACACGGCGCTGCCGGAGGGCACCAGCGGGCTCTACCTCGGCGGCGGCTTCCCCGAGGTCCACGCCGCGGCCCTGACCGCCAACGCCCCGCTGCGCGACGAGCTGCGCACCGCCGTCGCCGGGGGCGTGCCCACGGTCGCCGAGTGCGCCGGCCTGCTCTACCTGTGCACCTCGGTCGACGAGTCCCCCATGGTCGGGGCGCTGCCGGTGACGGCCGCGATGTCGCCGCGGCTGACGCTGCGCTACCCCGTCGCGACCGCCGCCGGCGACTCGCTGCTCGGCCGCACCGGCGAGGAGGTCACGGGCCACGAGTTCCACCGCACGACGACCACGCCAGCGGCCGGCGCCGGACCCGACCCGGCCCCCGGCGGCGACGCCGCGTGGACGATCGACGGCGAGGCCACCGGGTTCGCCACGACCAGCGTGCACGCGTCGTACCTCCACACGCACTGGGCCGGCCACCCCCACCTCGCCCAGCGCTTCGCCGACGCCGTCCACGCGTACGCCGACGCGGGGACCACCCTTCGAGACGGTCGCGGGGCGACCTCCTCAGGGACCGATCTTCGAGACGGTCGCGGGGCGACCTCCTCGGGGACCGAGCAGCCGGCCGCCGAGGAAGGACGAAGTCCTGTCTCGACGGGCGCCGGCCCCCTGCCCGACCCCCTGCGCCACCACGGCGACGTCGAGGCGGCCGAGGGGCTGCTCGACCTGGCCGTCAACGTCTTCCCCGGTCCGCGGCCGCCGTGGCTGGACGCCGCGCTGCGCGACAGCCTGGACGACGTCGGGCGCTACCCCTCGCCGACCGCCGCCGAGGCCGCGGTCGCCGCCCACCACGGCCGCGAGCCCGACGAGGTGCTGGCCACGGCCGGTGCCGCCGAGGCCTTCACGCTGCTGGCCCGGCTCCGGCCGTGGCGGCTGCCCGTGGTGGTCCACCCGCAGTTCACCGAGCCCCACGCCGCGCTGGAGCAGGCCGGCCACGCGGTGACCGAGGTGCAATGCCGCCCCGAGGACGGCTTCGTGCTGGACCCCGCCGCGGTGCCCGAGGCCGCCGACCTGGTCGTGGTCGGCAACCCCACCAACCCGACCGGCGTGCTGCACCCCGCCGAGGCGGTGCGCCGGCTGCGCCGGCCCGGGCGGCTGGTGGTCGTCGACGAGGCGTTCATGGACGTGGTGCCCGGCGAGACCGGGTCGCTGGCCGGCACGGGGCTGCCCGGCGTCGTGGTGGTGCGCAGCCTGACCAAACACTGGGCGGTCCCGGGGGTGCGGGCGGGCTACCTGCTGGCCGAGCCCGAGGTCGTCGCCGGGCTGCGCCGCGAGCAGGTGCCGTGGTCGGTGTCGACCACCGCGGCGGCTGCCACGGTGGCCTGCACGAGCGACGCCGCGCGCGAGGAGGCGGCCCGCCGCGCGGAGGCCCTGGGGGCGTGGCGCGGCGTCCTGGAGGCCGGCCTGGCCGAGCGCCGGATCCACCACGTCGCGTCCGCCGCGTCGTACGTCCTGGCCCAGGTCGGCGAGGGCGTCCACGCCGCGCTGCGCGACGCCGGCATCGCCGTGCGGCGGGCCGACACGTTCCCCGGGCTCGACCCGAGCTGGGTCCGGATCGCCGTGCGGCCCGAGCCCCAGGTGCGACACCTGCTCGCCACGCTGGACGGGCTGGACACCGCGCGCTCCTGA
- a CDS encoding precorrin-2 C(20)-methyltransferase, with protein MSTGATGRFYGVGLGPGDPELVTLKAARLIGSADVVAYHAGVGKQSNARRIAADLIPASAVEEELRYPVTTGRTEHPGGYAGAIAEFYEESAERLAVHLEAGRTVVLLAEGDPLFYGSYMYMHDRLADRFPTEVVPGVPAFAAATAAVAAPLVRQTDVLTILPGTLPEAELARRLADTDGAIIMKLGRTFPAVRSALEQAGRLEHAVYVERASMPAERWLPVADVDPDSVPYFSLVVVAGDTRATDPVGRREPALPEARAAVVGAPAEVRDPAPGEVVVVGLGPGPDRWLTPEVAEVLAEVDHVVGYAPYVHRVPQRAGLTRHASGNTVELDRSRLALDLARAGDRVAVVSGGDAGVFGMASAVFEAAEDPAYASVPVRVLPGVSAVQAVAARAGAPIGGDFAVMSLSDRLKPWSLIERRLRAVAEADLVLAIYNPASRSRTEQIVDAQKVLLEVRPADTWVVVGRDVGRAEESLTVTTLADLDASSIDMKCLLLVGSTGTRRSASGAVWTARSTPS; from the coding sequence GTGAGCACCGGCGCGACCGGCCGCTTCTACGGCGTCGGTCTCGGCCCGGGCGACCCCGAGCTGGTGACCCTCAAGGCGGCCAGGCTGATCGGCTCGGCCGACGTGGTGGCCTACCACGCCGGGGTCGGCAAGCAGTCCAACGCACGCCGCATCGCGGCCGACCTGATCCCGGCGAGCGCCGTCGAGGAGGAGCTCCGCTACCCGGTGACGACCGGACGCACCGAGCACCCGGGCGGGTACGCCGGCGCCATCGCCGAGTTCTACGAGGAGTCCGCCGAGCGGCTGGCGGTCCACCTCGAGGCCGGGCGCACGGTGGTGCTGCTGGCCGAGGGCGACCCGCTCTTCTACGGGTCCTACATGTACATGCACGACCGGCTCGCCGATCGCTTCCCGACCGAGGTCGTGCCGGGGGTGCCGGCCTTCGCCGCGGCGACCGCGGCGGTCGCGGCGCCGCTGGTGCGCCAGACCGACGTGCTGACGATCCTGCCCGGCACGCTGCCCGAGGCCGAGCTCGCCCGGCGCCTGGCCGACACCGACGGCGCCATCATCATGAAGCTCGGCCGCACCTTCCCGGCCGTCCGCTCCGCGCTGGAGCAGGCCGGCCGCCTGGAGCACGCGGTGTACGTCGAGCGCGCGTCGATGCCCGCCGAGCGCTGGCTGCCGGTGGCCGACGTCGACCCCGACTCGGTGCCCTACTTCTCGCTGGTCGTGGTGGCCGGCGACACCCGGGCGACCGACCCGGTCGGGCGGCGGGAGCCCGCGCTGCCGGAGGCCCGGGCCGCGGTGGTCGGCGCCCCCGCGGAGGTCCGCGACCCAGCGCCGGGCGAGGTGGTGGTGGTCGGCCTGGGCCCCGGTCCGGACCGCTGGCTCACCCCCGAGGTGGCCGAGGTGCTGGCCGAGGTCGACCACGTGGTCGGCTACGCGCCGTACGTCCACCGGGTGCCGCAGCGCGCCGGCCTCACCCGGCACGCCTCGGGCAACACCGTCGAGCTCGACCGCTCGCGCCTGGCGCTCGACCTGGCCAGGGCCGGCGACCGCGTGGCCGTGGTGTCCGGCGGCGACGCCGGGGTCTTCGGGATGGCCTCGGCCGTCTTCGAGGCGGCCGAGGACCCGGCGTACGCCTCGGTGCCGGTGCGGGTGCTCCCCGGCGTCTCCGCGGTGCAGGCCGTCGCGGCCCGGGCCGGCGCCCCCATCGGCGGCGACTTCGCGGTGATGAGCCTCTCGGACCGCCTCAAGCCCTGGTCGCTCATCGAGCGCCGGCTGCGCGCGGTCGCCGAGGCCGACCTGGTGCTGGCGATCTACAACCCCGCCTCGCGCTCGCGCACCGAGCAGATCGTCGACGCCCAGAAGGTGCTCCTCGAGGTCCGCCCCGCCGACACCTGGGTGGTCGTGGGCCGCGACGTCGGCCGCGCCGAGGAGTCCCTCACCGTCACCACCCTCGCCGACCTCGACGCCTCGTCGATCGACATGAAGTGCCTCCTGCTCGTCGGCTCCACCGGCACCCGGCGCTCGGCGTCCGGGGCGGTGTGGACGGCTCGGTCGACGCCGTCCTGA
- the cobO gene encoding cob(I)yrinic acid a,c-diamide adenosyltransferase has translation MPQGKPITVPDDGLSTRERRQQPLLMVHTGDGKGKSTAAFGLAIRAWNQGWDVGVFQFVKSAKWRIGEQTVLERLGELHRETGEGGPVEWHKMGAGWSWSRKEGSETDHAVEAAEGWAEVKRRLAEETHDLLVLDEFTYPMEWGWVDVEDVVETLANRPGRQYVVVTGRRANPRLIEVADLVTEMTKVKHQMDRGQKGQKGIEW, from the coding sequence ATGCCCCAGGGCAAGCCGATCACCGTCCCCGACGACGGCCTGAGCACCCGCGAGCGTCGCCAGCAGCCGCTGCTGATGGTCCACACCGGCGACGGCAAGGGGAAGTCGACGGCCGCCTTCGGCCTGGCCATCCGCGCCTGGAACCAGGGCTGGGACGTCGGCGTCTTCCAGTTCGTCAAGTCGGCCAAGTGGCGCATCGGCGAGCAGACCGTCCTGGAGCGGCTCGGCGAGCTGCACCGCGAGACCGGCGAGGGCGGCCCGGTCGAGTGGCACAAGATGGGCGCCGGCTGGTCCTGGTCGCGCAAGGAGGGCTCGGAGACCGACCACGCCGTCGAGGCCGCCGAGGGCTGGGCCGAGGTCAAGCGCCGCCTCGCCGAGGAGACCCACGACCTGCTGGTGCTCGACGAGTTCACCTACCCCATGGAGTGGGGCTGGGTCGACGTCGAGGACGTGGTGGAGACGCTCGCGAACCGCCCGGGCCGGCAGTACGTCGTCGTCACGGGCCGCCGCGCCAACCCCCGGCTGATCGAGGTCGCCGACCTCGTCACCGAGATGACCAAGGTCAAGCACCAGATGGACCGCGGGCAGAAGGGCCAGAAGGGCATCGAGTGGTGA
- a CDS encoding CbtB domain-containing protein, protein MSQVVAAPTTTAVEVPSIPLGQIAPWALFFGLVATLVLFFVSAEQGAFSLSSGTLVHEFVHDGRHLLGFPCH, encoded by the coding sequence ATGTCCCAGGTTGTCGCCGCTCCCACCACCACCGCGGTCGAGGTCCCCTCGATCCCGCTCGGCCAGATCGCCCCGTGGGCGCTGTTCTTCGGCCTGGTCGCCACGCTGGTGCTCTTCTTCGTCAGTGCCGAGCAGGGCGCGTTCTCGCTGTCCTCCGGCACCCTGGTGCACGAGTTCGTGCACGACGGTCGCCACCTGCTCGGCTTCCCCTGCCACTGA
- the cobM gene encoding precorrin-4 C(11)-methyltransferase has protein sequence MTVHFVGAGPGAADLLTLRAASLLARADVVLYPGTYLDAEVLGHARPDARLVDTQDLDLDQILAELVAADGAGRDVVRLVSGDPSLYSAVAEQTRRLDAAGVGWDVTPGVPAYAAAAALVGRELTVPLVAQSVVLTRAQARSTAMPETESLARFAATRATLALHLAVTRTRELMAELEPDYGADCPVVVVHRASQPDELVLRGTVADVADAVERAGLRQAAVILVGRALDPHDGGESYLYDPARDRAAKRRPAQP, from the coding sequence GTGACCGTCCACTTCGTCGGGGCCGGCCCCGGTGCCGCCGACCTGCTCACGCTGCGTGCCGCGAGCCTGCTCGCCCGCGCCGACGTGGTGCTCTACCCCGGCACCTACCTCGACGCCGAGGTGCTGGGCCACGCCCGCCCGGACGCCCGGCTGGTCGACACCCAGGACCTCGACCTCGACCAGATCCTGGCCGAGCTGGTCGCCGCCGACGGCGCCGGCCGCGACGTCGTCCGGCTGGTCTCCGGCGACCCGTCGCTCTACAGCGCCGTGGCCGAGCAGACCCGGCGTCTCGACGCCGCCGGCGTGGGCTGGGACGTCACGCCCGGCGTCCCGGCGTACGCCGCCGCGGCCGCGCTGGTGGGCCGCGAGCTCACCGTCCCGCTGGTGGCGCAGTCGGTGGTGCTGACCCGCGCCCAGGCCCGCTCGACGGCGATGCCCGAGACCGAGTCGCTGGCCCGCTTCGCCGCCACCCGCGCCACCCTCGCCCTGCACCTGGCCGTCACGCGGACCCGCGAGCTGATGGCCGAGCTGGAGCCGGATTACGGCGCCGACTGCCCCGTCGTGGTGGTCCACCGCGCCAGCCAGCCCGACGAGCTGGTGCTCCGCGGCACCGTCGCCGACGTCGCCGACGCGGTCGAGCGCGCCGGCCTGCGCCAGGCGGCCGTCATCCTGGTCGGCCGCGCCCTCGACCCCCACGACGGCGGGGAGTCGTACCTCTACGACCCCGCCCGCGACCGCGCCGCCAAGCGCCGCCCCGCCCAGCCGTAG
- the cbiE gene encoding precorrin-6y C5,15-methyltransferase (decarboxylating) subunit CbiE, whose translation MTSGGRPRPPVDGPATVTVVGLGADGWDGVPQRLRTLVLQAPVVLGGRRHLGLLPDVAGQLREAWPSPLRDGLPALLERHRGAAVVALASGDPLLSGVGSTLVDLLGADAVRVEPTVSSVALAGARMGWAAESVEVVSLVGRDPHLLLRALAPGRRLLVLTSDERTPGVVAELLVAQGYAASRLTVLGDLGADDESRSEGVAGGWDVVAPRLHVLAVEVAGPGGATAASWVAGLADAAYDHDGQLTKRDVRASALARLAPAPGQLLWDVGAGAGSVGIEWMRAHPTCRTVAVEHHPERAARVARNAAALGVPGLVVVEGRAPDALVDLERPDAVFVGGGATRPGVLEACLAALRPGGRLVVHGVTLETEGVLAAAHAAHGGELTRLSVEHAEPIGSFTGWTPARAVVQWAHTRPATTPQEHP comes from the coding sequence GTGACCTCCGGAGGCCGACCGCGCCCACCCGTCGACGGGCCCGCCACGGTGACCGTCGTGGGGCTCGGGGCCGACGGCTGGGACGGCGTCCCGCAGCGCCTGCGGACGCTGGTCCTGCAGGCGCCGGTGGTGCTCGGGGGGCGCCGTCACCTCGGGCTGCTGCCCGACGTGGCCGGCCAGCTCCGCGAGGCCTGGCCCTCGCCGCTGCGCGACGGGCTGCCCGCCCTGCTGGAGCGCCACCGGGGCGCCGCGGTGGTCGCCCTGGCCTCGGGCGACCCGCTGCTGTCCGGCGTCGGCAGCACCCTGGTCGACCTGCTCGGCGCCGACGCCGTGCGGGTCGAGCCGACGGTCTCCTCGGTCGCGCTCGCCGGTGCCCGGATGGGCTGGGCCGCCGAGTCAGTCGAGGTGGTCAGCCTGGTCGGGCGCGACCCGCACCTGCTGCTGCGCGCGCTGGCGCCCGGACGGCGGCTGCTGGTGCTGACCTCCGACGAGCGGACGCCGGGGGTGGTGGCGGAGCTGCTGGTCGCGCAGGGGTACGCCGCGAGCCGGCTCACCGTCCTCGGCGACCTCGGGGCCGACGACGAGTCCCGGTCCGAGGGCGTGGCCGGCGGCTGGGACGTCGTGGCCCCGCGGCTGCACGTCCTCGCCGTCGAGGTGGCCGGCCCGGGCGGCGCGACGGCTGCGTCGTGGGTCGCCGGCCTGGCGGACGCGGCGTACGACCACGACGGGCAGCTGACCAAGCGCGACGTCCGCGCCAGCGCCCTCGCCCGGCTCGCCCCCGCCCCCGGGCAGCTGCTGTGGGACGTCGGGGCCGGCGCCGGGTCGGTCGGCATCGAGTGGATGCGCGCCCACCCGACCTGCCGCACCGTGGCCGTCGAGCACCACCCCGAGCGGGCCGCGCGGGTCGCGCGCAACGCCGCCGCGCTCGGCGTGCCCGGCCTCGTGGTCGTCGAGGGCCGGGCGCCCGACGCGCTGGTGGACCTCGAGCGGCCCGACGCGGTCTTCGTCGGCGGCGGTGCCACCCGGCCGGGCGTGCTCGAGGCCTGCCTGGCGGCGCTGCGTCCCGGCGGGCGGCTGGTGGTCCACGGGGTCACCCTGGAGACCGAGGGGGTGCTGGCCGCGGCGCACGCCGCCCACGGCGGCGAGCTGACCCGGCTCTCGGTCGAGCACGCCGAGCCCATCGGTTCCTTCACCGGCTGGACCCCGGCCCGCGCCGTCGTGCAGTGGGCCCACACCCGCCCCGCCACCACTCCCCAGGAGCACCCGTGA